The Alphaproteobacteria bacterium genome contains a region encoding:
- a CDS encoding DUF2007 domain-containing protein codes for MREIVRTNDAVLITAIEALLSGAHIPYAVFDQNMSVMEGSIGLLPRRILVEECCVKDARRLLTEAGLGHELRPDEG; via the coding sequence ATGCGCGAGATCGTCCGGACCAACGACGCGGTGCTGATCACCGCCATCGAGGCGCTGCTCAGCGGTGCCCACATTCCATATGCCGTCTTCGACCAGAACATGAGCGTGATGGAAGGCTCGATCGGCCTGTTGCCACGCCGGATTCTGGTCGAAGAATGTTGCGTCAAGGATGCACGCCGGCTTCTGACGGAGGCCGGTCTTGGCCATGAGCTTCGCCCGGATGAGGGCTGA